Part of the Sporomusa termitida genome, GACAGCCGTTCCCGGGCGGCGGCAGCCAGTTCAGAGGATAAGCCAAAGGCGCCGCCGATGACAAAGGTGATGTCGCTTTGTCCGTTTAGCGCCAGACTGTCAAATTTGGCAGCCAGTTGCTCGGAGGACAGGGCCTGGCCGGCCACGTCCAATACAATGAGGTAGCTGCCCGGACGGACGGCTTTTAAAAGGCGCTCACCCTCACGGGTGAGCGCCTGTGTTTTCTCGGCGGCCGAGGGGTTGTCAGGCATGCGTTCTTCTGCAAGCTCGATGATATCCAGCTTGCAGAAGGGAGTAAGCCGCTTTAGGAATTCCTGAATCCCGGCTGTGAGATATTTCTCCTTGATTTTACCGATAGCAACAATCGTTATCTTCATATTATTGACCAGGCATTTCTTCTAAGAGAACATTGATTGTCTGGGTCTGGTTGTTTCTTTTAATTACTACCTCAACCTGGCCGCCGACCTGCTGGCTGTCAAGGACGGCCCTTAATTCGGCGACACTGTTGGTTTCGGCCCCGGCAACCTTCAGGATAACGTCCCCTTCGCGCATGCCGGCCTTATAAGCAGGACCGCTCTGCGCCACTCTGGCCAGATAAACGCCTTTTTCGAGGTTAAGCTCATACCCGTACCTGGCGGCCGTGGCCTGGTCCAGCGCACCTACCCCCAGATAGGCCCTGATAACCCGGCCCTTGTCGATCAGGGACTGGAGAATAGGCCGGGCGCTGTTGATAGGGATGGCAAAACCAATACCCTCCACTCCGGACAGGGCAATCTTGGCACTGTTGATGCCTACGACCACACCATCGGCATTAACGAGGGCCCCGCCCGAATTACCGGGGTTAATGGCCGCATCGGTCTGGATAAGTTTGAAGCGGCGCTCGCCAATATCCAGGGAGCGATTAAGAGCACTGATGACACCGGTGGTCACGCTGCCTTTAAACTCCAGCCCGAGCGGATTGCCAATGGCAATCGCCGGTTCGCCGACCATAAGCGAATCGGAATCTCCCAGGGTGGCAACAGGCAGGTCATTCTCGTCAACCTTGACAACAGCCA contains:
- a CDS encoding S1C family serine protease — translated: MKWFRKITPYIAVSLISMIIGAILVVGCAGTAADKIKKPDTAGSPFQALQPPTAQASLSDARNTPIVRAAQSVGPAVVGITNKAFARDIFNRKVLIEQGTGSGVIFDSKGYIATNFHVVQNAQELAVSLADGRTLTGKVIGVDQATDLAVVKVDENDLPVATLGDSDSLMVGEPAIAIGNPLGLEFKGSVTTGVISALNRSLDIGERRFKLIQTDAAINPGNSGGALVNADGVVVGINSAKIALSGVEGIGFAIPINSARPILQSLIDKGRVIRAYLGVGALDQATAARYGYELNLEKGVYLARVAQSGPAYKAGMREGDVILKVAGAETNSVAELRAVLDSQQVGGQVEVVIKRNNQTQTINVLLEEMPGQ
- the rlmH gene encoding 23S rRNA (pseudouridine(1915)-N(3))-methyltransferase RlmH: MKITIVAIGKIKEKYLTAGIQEFLKRLTPFCKLDIIELAEERMPDNPSAAEKTQALTREGERLLKAVRPGSYLIVLDVAGQALSSEQLAAKFDSLALNGQSDITFVIGGAFGLSSELAAAARERLSFSKMTFTHQMIRLLLVEQIYRAFKISRGEPYHW